CTGTAATCGTATCACTAATCATCGTTATCTCTCCTTGCTCTATTTTAAAATTGCGCCCCTCGGGACGCCATATTAATTTCAATATATAGTTCAGTTGTTCAGTTGCAAAACGCTTCTTTTCGCATTATTCATATCTTGATATGGCTCTTAATGAAATCGCTCTTCCGTTTTGGAAAAGTACTTCTGTACGAAAAAAGCAATGGCTTCTGCACCGGGCAGGAAGCCATTGCGTCTTCAATTTCGTGTTATTTCGTCGTAATGACTACGCGCCGATTGGGCTCCTCGCCCTTGCTGTATGTCTTAATCTGCGAGTGATTTTGCAATTTCGCATGAATGACTTTGCGTTCGAGTGGCGGCATTGGCTCCAGCACAACTTCCTTGCCAGTGCGAATCGCCTGTCCAGCCAGACGTTCAGCCAGATCCTCCAGCGTCTTGCGTCGACGTTGACGGAAATTCTCTGCATCGAGTACGATGCGAACGAAGCTTTCCGAATAACGATTTGCTACAATGTTCGTCAAATATTGAAGGGCATCCAGCGTCTGTCCACGTCTGCCAATAATCATGCCCAGGTCTTCACCGGCAATATTGAAGATATGTCCATCACGCTGTTTTTTGATATGCACTTCAACATCCAGTCCCATACCTGCTGCCACTTCTTTTAAGAAAGCAGCCGCTTCCTCATAGGGATT
This window of the Paenibacillus marchantiae genome carries:
- the jag gene encoding RNA-binding cell elongation regulator Jag/EloR, producing MTKVIASGKTVEDAVNQGLAELGVSRDKVEIQVLEQPSKGFLGLIGVKAAKVEVKLLPVPAPVLQPIKPAAHIPQVEATLEGVAAKNPYEEAAAFLKEVAAGMGLDVEVHIKKQRDGHIFNIAGEDLGMIIGRRGQTLDALQYLTNIVANRYSESFVRIVLDAENFRQRRRKTLEDLAERLAGQAIRTGKEVVLEPMPPLERKVIHAKLQNHSQIKTYSKGEEPNRRVVITTK